In the genome of Pelagibacterium nitratireducens, one region contains:
- a CDS encoding MFS transporter yields the protein MSRIHYGWVIVAAGAMMTCVAMGAMFALPVYLQPIADETGWTRAGISMAMTIGFIVMGVAGFFWGTLTDRIGARPVVLIAAFILGIGLYLASTTSDLVVFQLAYGGLVGMAGGAFFAPLMATTVGWFEKHRSLAVSLVSLGAGVAPMVMTPFASVLIEAFGWRSAMAMTAIGATALLVPAGLLIRRAPQAPQSAEPAPGQDVAPRKPAPTTAFAALRTPQFIVLAATFFLCCAAHSGPIFHTVSYAMLCGVPALAAASIYSVEGLAGLFGRVIFGLAADRLGVKKVIIAGLALQSVGIYAYIYVTQLTDFYMLAVVLGMAYGGVMPLYAVLARDYFGAHVMGTVLGAAVMTSSIGMAFGPVGGGWLYDTYGSYHFLYIASAAIGVAAAIMALAFPPPGQVDGTPTATAPASA from the coding sequence ATGTCGCGGATTCACTATGGCTGGGTGATCGTTGCTGCGGGCGCGATGATGACCTGTGTGGCAATGGGGGCGATGTTCGCCCTGCCTGTCTATCTCCAGCCCATCGCCGATGAAACCGGTTGGACACGGGCCGGGATTTCCATGGCCATGACCATCGGCTTTATCGTCATGGGCGTTGCCGGATTTTTCTGGGGCACGCTCACCGACCGGATCGGCGCCCGCCCTGTCGTCCTGATCGCCGCGTTCATCCTTGGCATTGGCCTCTATCTTGCCAGCACCACGTCCGACCTCGTTGTTTTCCAGCTCGCCTATGGTGGGCTGGTCGGCATGGCGGGCGGGGCGTTCTTTGCCCCGCTCATGGCAACCACCGTGGGCTGGTTCGAAAAGCACCGCTCGCTCGCCGTATCCCTGGTCTCGCTGGGCGCTGGTGTCGCGCCCATGGTCATGACGCCCTTTGCATCGGTTCTGATCGAAGCCTTCGGCTGGCGCAGCGCCATGGCGATGACCGCCATCGGCGCCACGGCGCTTCTGGTGCCAGCCGGCCTTTTGATCCGCCGCGCGCCGCAAGCCCCCCAGAGCGCCGAACCGGCTCCCGGCCAGGATGTCGCCCCGCGAAAGCCCGCGCCAACCACGGCCTTTGCCGCCCTGCGCACGCCGCAATTTATCGTTCTCGCCGCCACCTTCTTTTTATGCTGCGCTGCCCATTCGGGCCCGATCTTCCATACGGTGAGCTATGCCATGCTGTGCGGCGTGCCTGCCCTTGCCGCTGCCTCGATCTACAGCGTCGAGGGTCTTGCGGGTCTCTTCGGGCGCGTCATTTTCGGGCTTGCAGCCGACCGGCTGGGGGTCAAGAAAGTCATCATCGCCGGCCTCGCGCTGCAGTCGGTTGGTATCTACGCCTATATCTACGTCACCCAACTAACCGATTTCTATATGCTGGCAGTGGTTCTGGGCATGGCCTATGGCGGGGTTATGCCGCTCTATGCGGTGCTGGCCCGCGACTATTTTGGAGCCCACGTCATGGGCACCGTTCTGGGTGCGGCGGTCATGACCTCATCGATCGGCATGGCTTTCGGTCCGGTAGGGGGCGGCTGGCTTTACGATACCTATGGCAGCTACCATTTCCTCTACATCGCCTCGGCCGCAATCGGTGTCGCCGCCGCCATCATGGCCCTCGCTTTTCCGCCGCCGGGACAGGTGGATGGCACCCCCACGGCCACCGCGCCGGCATCGGCCTGA
- a CDS encoding TetR-like C-terminal domain-containing protein, which translates to MPRAGLNRQVLVRTAAEMADEIGFSNLTLAGLARRFDVRLASLYSHLRNSDDLMTSVALYGLDLLADRADEAVAGRAGKDALVAVANVHRDFAYEHPGLFEAARHRLDADAARDSGGARISRITRTILRGYALSAVEQVHAVRLLGSVFAGYPMLELAGGFAHSDPDAQLSWQRALDALDAALRAWPTA; encoded by the coding sequence ATGCCTCGGGCGGGTTTGAACAGACAGGTTCTGGTGCGGACGGCGGCGGAGATGGCCGATGAGATCGGATTTTCCAATCTCACGCTGGCTGGTCTGGCGCGCCGGTTCGACGTCAGGCTGGCCAGTCTTTATTCGCATCTGAGAAATTCCGACGACCTTATGACATCGGTCGCGCTTTACGGTCTGGACCTGCTTGCCGATCGCGCCGATGAGGCGGTTGCGGGCCGGGCCGGAAAGGATGCGCTGGTGGCGGTGGCCAATGTGCATCGCGATTTCGCTTACGAGCATCCCGGGCTTTTCGAGGCGGCGCGCCATCGGTTGGACGCCGATGCTGCCAGAGACAGTGGCGGGGCGCGGATATCGCGCATCACCCGCACCATCCTGCGCGGCTATGCCTTGAGCGCGGTCGAGCAGGTCCACGCCGTCCGTCTGCTGGGCAGCGTTTTTGCCGGCTATCCGATGCTCGAACTGGCCGGCGGTTTCGCGCACAGCGATCCGGACGCGCAGCTTTCCTGGCAGCGGGCGCTGGACGCGCTCGATGCCGCGTTGCGGGCCTGGCCGACCGCCTGA
- a CDS encoding MBL fold metallo-hydrolase, with protein MTTISSVKVTPYLVADLLAEGERMPVNVHVIDHPDARILVDTGIRELHPAAADMDPRLYPLREQNFDFASIDMVVNTHLHFDHCGNNHLFAGKPIYVQRRELEDARSKQGYTINEWVDAPDIEYVMVDGEFELLPGVRLVPAPGHTDGMQVVVIETGGRPIVVGGDVGVWFGELDEPSSEGQLRVLALNPEAVWLTHVNEAWRPRSV; from the coding sequence GTGACTACCATTTCTTCAGTAAAAGTGACGCCATACCTGGTTGCCGATCTGCTTGCCGAAGGCGAACGCATGCCTGTCAACGTGCATGTCATTGACCATCCCGATGCACGAATCCTGGTGGATACGGGTATACGGGAGCTGCATCCGGCAGCGGCGGATATGGACCCCCGGCTCTATCCACTGCGTGAGCAGAACTTCGATTTCGCCAGCATCGATATGGTCGTCAACACGCACCTGCACTTCGACCATTGCGGCAACAATCATCTGTTTGCCGGCAAACCAATCTATGTGCAACGCCGGGAGTTGGAGGACGCGCGCAGCAAGCAGGGCTACACGATCAATGAGTGGGTCGATGCACCGGACATCGAGTATGTGATGGTCGACGGTGAGTTCGAGCTGCTGCCCGGCGTGCGCCTGGTCCCCGCACCGGGGCATACGGACGGCATGCAAGTCGTGGTCATCGAAACAGGCGGGCGACCCATCGTGGTCGGCGGCGATGTTGGAGTGTGGTTTGGCGAGCTGGATGAGCCCAGTTCAGAGGGCCAGCTCCGCGTATTGGCTCTAAATCCAGAGGCGGTTTGGCTTACCCATGTAAACGAGGCCTGGCGTCCCCGCAGCGTCTAG
- a CDS encoding SRPBCC family protein, translated as MNKDLADGQVQVAQQGDTDIVVRRSFTHPPARVWRAMTDPAILPRWMATLDAMTGCQIDARPGGSFRYDFAGEGRAFYFSGPVLQADAPRHMAVVEYFNDDPASETHVKTDLAEEGTGTRMTVVMRWPNAAAREAAVASGRTHGLDEVYGRLDAVLTEG; from the coding sequence ATGAACAAGGATCTTGCTGACGGACAGGTTCAGGTTGCGCAGCAGGGCGATACCGATATCGTCGTTCGCCGCAGTTTCACCCATCCACCTGCCCGGGTCTGGCGGGCGATGACAGATCCTGCGATCCTGCCCAGATGGATGGCAACGCTCGACGCCATGACGGGCTGCCAGATTGACGCGCGGCCCGGCGGCAGCTTCCGCTACGACTTTGCCGGCGAGGGCCGCGCGTTCTATTTCTCAGGTCCGGTTCTCCAGGCGGATGCACCGCGCCACATGGCGGTTGTCGAGTATTTCAACGACGATCCCGCGTCGGAAACGCATGTGAAAACCGATCTGGCGGAAGAGGGAACCGGCACCCGAATGACCGTCGTGATGCGCTGGCCCAACGCTGCGGCGCGGGAGGCCGCCGTTGCGTCCGGCCGGACCCATGGCCTTGATGAAGTTTACGGCAGGCTTGACGCGGTGCTGACCGAGGGCTGA
- a CDS encoding sn-glycerol-3-phosphate ABC transporter ATP-binding protein UgpC produces the protein MASVTLSDVKKSYGKAEVIFGIDIDIADGEFVVLVGPSGCGKSTLLRMLAGLETITGGTIEIGDSVVNDLEPKDRDIAMVFQNYALYPHMTVAANMGFSLEHRRVPRATIAERVQWAAGILGLEPYLERYPRQLSGGQRQRVAMGRAIVRDPKVFLFDEPLSNLDAKLRVVMRGEIKALHQRLKTTTVYVTHDQVEAMTMADKIVVLSGGRVEQIGAPLELYDRPANRFVAGFIGSPSMNFIEGQMGADGFEANGTILPCPPGVPVGTRAVYGVRPEHFTIAPDALTAEILIVEPMGSETLVTMQLGETSMIGLFRERIAAAPGQTLGVSIDPARVHLFDAETGGRLT, from the coding sequence ATGGCTTCCGTTACGCTCTCCGACGTCAAGAAATCCTACGGCAAGGCCGAGGTCATTTTCGGCATCGACATCGATATCGCCGATGGTGAATTCGTGGTTCTAGTGGGACCGTCGGGCTGCGGAAAGTCCACGCTTTTACGCATGCTGGCCGGGCTCGAAACCATAACCGGGGGCACGATCGAGATCGGCGACAGCGTCGTCAACGATCTCGAGCCCAAGGACCGCGACATCGCCATGGTGTTCCAGAACTATGCGCTCTACCCGCATATGACCGTGGCCGCCAACATGGGCTTTTCCCTCGAGCATCGCCGCGTGCCCAGGGCCACCATTGCCGAACGCGTGCAATGGGCTGCGGGAATTTTAGGGCTCGAACCCTATCTCGAGCGCTACCCCCGCCAGCTCTCGGGTGGCCAGCGCCAGCGCGTCGCCATGGGCCGCGCCATCGTGCGCGATCCCAAGGTCTTCCTGTTCGACGAACCGCTTTCCAATCTCGACGCCAAACTGCGCGTGGTGATGCGCGGCGAGATCAAGGCGCTCCACCAGCGGCTCAAGACGACAACGGTCTATGTGACCCACGATCAGGTCGAAGCCATGACCATGGCTGACAAGATCGTGGTTTTGAGCGGCGGACGGGTCGAGCAGATCGGCGCGCCACTTGAACTTTACGACCGCCCCGCCAACCGGTTCGTGGCCGGCTTCATCGGCTCGCCTTCGATGAATTTCATCGAGGGCCAGATGGGGGCCGACGGCTTTGAAGCCAACGGGACGATCCTGCCCTGCCCGCCGGGTGTGCCGGTGGGAACGCGGGCGGTCTATGGCGTCCGCCCCGAACACTTCACGATCGCGCCCGACGCCCTGACCGCCGAAATCCTGATCGTCGAGCCCATGGGATCGGAAACCCTGGTCACCATGCAACTGGGCGAAACCTCGATGATCGGTCTGTTCCGCGAACGCATCGCGGCAGCGCCCGGGCAAACGCTCGGCGTTTCGATCGATCCCGCCAGGGTCCATCTGTTCGACGCGGAAACCGGCGGACGTCTCACCTGA
- a CDS encoding STAS domain-containing protein, whose product MAKSQVQSVALPRIVDLDALDDIAETLIGALSAGPVDVDASGVERVSTNALFMLLSAAQTAKKAKFAFTISGASTAVAAAIEKLGLKPAFEPVLKG is encoded by the coding sequence ATGGCGAAATCGCAAGTTCAGTCCGTGGCGCTGCCCCGGATTGTCGATCTCGATGCGCTCGATGATATCGCAGAAACGCTGATCGGTGCGCTTTCGGCCGGTCCGGTCGATGTCGATGCCTCAGGCGTCGAACGCGTTTCCACCAACGCCCTGTTCATGCTTTTGAGCGCCGCCCAGACGGCGAAGAAAGCCAAATTCGCCTTCACCATCTCGGGCGCGAGCACTGCTGTTGCCGCGGCCATCGAAAAGCTGGGACTTAAACCGGCATTCGAACCCGTTCTCAAGGGATAG
- a CDS encoding SGNH/GDSL hydrolase family protein, with protein sequence MIMTKDTSIATPLSEAFIKGAVEIESTPAGLLPHRLPQWARAQGADGQLLMAESQPSGVRLVFRTAATIIELDTLPTKRAYVGLPPRPDGVYDLVIDGKLERQASVSGGKVLRIDPARGSANLEPGEPGTARFAGLPARDKIVEIWLPHDETTELVGLRTDAPVEVGIDRSRPVWLHHGSSISQGSNAATPTGIWPVVAALKANVDLVNLGFGGSALLDPFTARTMADTPADLISVKLGINIVNADLMRLRAFGPAVHGFLDTIREGHKQTPLVVISPIFGPIHETVPGPCAFDMAALGEGRVAFVAQGRPEEVAQGKLTLSIIREQLKAIVAQRAATDPNIHYVDGLALYGAADNATMPLPDALHPDGQTHRMMGERFVDLVFSQGVFGAAGGQTGSSGG encoded by the coding sequence ATGATCATGACTAAAGACACCTCCATTGCCACGCCCCTTTCCGAAGCTTTTATCAAGGGGGCCGTCGAGATCGAGAGCACCCCGGCGGGGCTGTTGCCCCATCGCCTGCCGCAATGGGCCCGTGCCCAGGGCGCCGACGGGCAGTTGTTGATGGCCGAGTCTCAGCCCTCGGGCGTGCGGCTGGTGTTTCGCACCGCGGCCACCATCATCGAACTCGATACACTGCCCACCAAGCGCGCCTATGTGGGCCTGCCGCCGCGTCCCGACGGGGTGTACGATCTGGTGATCGATGGAAAGCTCGAGCGCCAGGCAAGCGTTTCGGGCGGCAAGGTCCTCAGGATCGATCCGGCCCGGGGGTCGGCCAACCTTGAACCGGGCGAACCCGGAACGGCGCGCTTTGCAGGGCTTCCGGCGCGCGACAAGATCGTCGAAATCTGGCTCCCCCATGACGAGACGACCGAACTTGTCGGCTTGCGAACCGACGCGCCGGTCGAGGTGGGGATCGATCGGTCCCGGCCGGTCTGGCTGCACCATGGGAGCTCGATCAGTCAGGGATCCAATGCAGCAACCCCGACCGGCATCTGGCCGGTGGTTGCGGCGCTCAAGGCCAATGTCGATCTCGTCAATCTGGGTTTTGGGGGCAGCGCGCTGCTCGATCCGTTCACGGCACGCACAATGGCCGACACGCCGGCCGATTTGATCAGCGTCAAACTCGGCATCAATATCGTCAATGCCGACCTCATGCGGTTGCGGGCGTTCGGGCCGGCGGTGCATGGATTTCTCGATACGATTCGCGAGGGGCACAAACAGACACCCCTGGTGGTCATCTCGCCGATCTTTGGCCCCATTCACGAGACAGTTCCGGGACCGTGCGCGTTCGACATGGCGGCGCTGGGCGAGGGTCGGGTGGCTTTTGTCGCCCAGGGCCGGCCCGAAGAGGTGGCGCAGGGCAAGCTCACCCTCTCGATCATTCGCGAGCAGCTCAAAGCCATTGTGGCCCAGCGGGCTGCAACCGATCCCAACATTCATTATGTCGATGGGCTGGCGCTTTATGGGGCGGCCGACAACGCCACCATGCCGCTGCCCGATGCGCTGCATCCCGATGGGCAGACGCATCGGATGATGGGCGAGCGGTTCGTGGACCTTGTGTTTTCACAGGGCGTTTTCGGGGCGGCCGGGGGCCAGACCGGCTCTAGCGGGGGGTGA
- a CDS encoding TetR/AcrR family transcriptional regulator, with protein sequence MNEPTKDRMLKAGLSMLLRHGYNDLGVQAVLRETGTPKGSFYHHFASKEDFALQVVERYMVEVHQGLDQTLGDFSLAPLDRVRKFFESTRDKYQDDGYLGCMLGGLGQELSGVSPIFQEKIEACLSTIASRIADCMEQARARGDLAPEADPRHMANLVVNCWEGAALRSRLKRDPAPLNAMLDFYFAAVATAPKSPSNPPALAQH encoded by the coding sequence ATGAATGAACCCACCAAGGACCGCATGCTCAAGGCGGGGTTGAGCATGCTCCTGCGCCACGGCTACAACGACCTGGGCGTCCAGGCCGTGCTCAGGGAAACCGGCACGCCCAAGGGGTCGTTCTACCATCACTTCGCCAGCAAGGAAGATTTTGCCCTGCAGGTGGTCGAGCGCTACATGGTCGAGGTCCATCAGGGCCTCGACCAGACGCTTGGCGATTTTTCCCTGGCCCCCCTTGATCGTGTCCGCAAATTCTTTGAATCCACGCGCGACAAATATCAAGACGACGGCTATCTCGGATGCATGCTCGGCGGCCTCGGCCAGGAGCTATCGGGCGTCAGCCCCATCTTCCAGGAAAAGATCGAAGCCTGCCTGAGCACGATCGCCAGCCGCATCGCCGACTGCATGGAGCAGGCGCGGGCCAGAGGTGACCTGGCGCCGGAGGCCGATCCGCGCCACATGGCAAATCTTGTGGTCAATTGCTGGGAAGGTGCCGCCCTGCGCAGCCGCCTGAAACGGGATCCGGCGCCGCTCAACGCGATGCTCGACTTCTACTTCGCCGCGGTCGCCACAGCACCGAAATCCCCATCCAACCCCCCTGCCCTGGCACAGCACTAA
- a CDS encoding response regulator: MRVLTVDDSRTILAMLHHTLTNAGFEVLQAENGQVGLDVLGRESVDVVITDINMPVMDGIEFIKSVRATGKHQSLPILILTTETSQDKRDQGRAAGGTGWIVKPFDPEKLISVINKVVH, translated from the coding sequence ATGCGCGTTCTTACCGTCGACGATTCGCGGACCATCCTTGCGATGCTGCACCATACGCTCACCAATGCCGGTTTCGAGGTGCTTCAGGCCGAGAACGGACAGGTCGGGCTCGACGTTCTGGGCCGCGAGAGCGTCGATGTGGTGATCACCGACATCAACATGCCGGTCATGGACGGCATCGAATTCATCAAGAGCGTGAGGGCGACCGGCAAGCACCAGAGCCTGCCGATCCTGATCCTGACCACCGAAACCAGCCAGGACAAGCGCGACCAGGGGCGCGCCGCGGGCGGGACGGGCTGGATCGTCAAACCGTTCGACCCCGAAAAACTTATTTCGGTCATCAACAAGGTCGTTCACTGA
- a CDS encoding DoxX family protein, whose product MNKGKIAYWISTGLLCLIYGLGAVTYIMQRTMVEDGFVQFGYPAYLVTVLIVAKIAAPLAILSRVSVQLSDLAYAGMLFHLLLALSAHLNVGDGGFVPAIVGLALLAISFLTQNQGRKVPSPNVPPAFANRQIA is encoded by the coding sequence TTGAACAAAGGCAAAATTGCTTACTGGATCAGCACGGGTTTGTTGTGCCTGATCTACGGCTTGGGCGCTGTCACTTACATCATGCAGCGGACAATGGTGGAGGACGGCTTTGTCCAGTTTGGCTATCCCGCTTACCTTGTCACCGTGCTTATCGTGGCCAAGATCGCCGCTCCGTTGGCCATACTGTCACGAGTTTCCGTGCAGCTCAGCGACCTCGCCTATGCCGGCATGCTGTTTCATTTGCTGCTGGCCCTGTCGGCTCATCTGAACGTGGGTGACGGTGGTTTCGTTCCGGCGATCGTTGGCCTGGCGCTGCTGGCCATATCCTTCCTCACGCAAAACCAGGGCCGCAAGGTTCCCTCGCCCAACGTACCCCCTGCATTCGCAAACCGGCAAATCGCCTGA
- a CDS encoding heavy metal-associated domain-containing protein, translating into MEYHIARMSCDGCVATITDTLKALDGASQVTPDLERKTIAIKTSARLTDVEKALAAAGYPVTPR; encoded by the coding sequence ATGGAGTATCATATCGCCCGCATGTCCTGCGACGGTTGCGTTGCAACCATCACCGATACCCTCAAGGCGCTCGACGGCGCCAGTCAGGTGACCCCCGACCTGGAGCGAAAGACCATCGCCATCAAGACCTCGGCCAGGCTGACCGATGTCGAAAAAGCGCTCGCCGCCGCCGGCTATCCCGTCACCCCCCGCTAG
- a CDS encoding chemotaxis protein CheA → MSDLDEFKATYFDECSELLLELEEQFSAIQEGDRDGDRLNAVFRAIHSIKGGGGAFGFDALVKFAHSFETLLDYVRDGRVELSEDVVVLCIRSIDIVADFVTAAREGETLAADYGAVEKAQFDALARGDVAGAVSPAADEESMDDFDIDFTPVAVNFDADKPMASVAPSADGASVWTIKFTPFSTLYERANDPLLLFRELGLLGEMSVAPDLAPVPALSAFEPFGVYCSWTITLVSDKASEETIREVFEFVDGDCEIIIEKGESAPVAVEDDLPSFADLAEEAKSERKFVPNGEPDDIVVPEIEAKRAKDQPAPAPVPNVVPIAAKAAEPAEESGSGRPVGMSSIRVDLDKVDRVVNMVGELVITQSMLTQQMDDAIRDRYQELVRGIEVLAQTTRGLQDAVMAIRAQPVKSVFSRMPRLVRELASKTGKRIKLETIGENTEIDKTVIEQLSDPLTHMVRNSADHGIESPDRRMANGKPEIGTVRLSAEQAGGNILIIVEDDGAGINRERVLDIARERGVVGPDQQLTDEQIDNLIFAPGFSTASEVSDISGRGVGMDVVLSNIKKIGGSVHVKSWTGKGTRMTLRLPLTLAVLDVMLVKVAGSPYVIPLSSIVETIQNSRADFGQMPSGGKVLQVRGEYVQVVDLADRFQMVSQKDDAEGFVVLCEAEGNSKIALVVDDIIGQQQVVIKSLEENFERIDGIAGGTILGDGNVALIVDVQSLKSGNAHQNAA, encoded by the coding sequence ATGAGTGACCTCGACGAATTCAAGGCCACCTATTTCGACGAATGTTCGGAACTGCTGCTCGAACTCGAGGAGCAGTTTTCCGCCATCCAGGAGGGTGACCGGGACGGAGACAGGCTCAATGCCGTGTTCCGCGCCATCCACTCGATCAAGGGCGGTGGCGGGGCCTTCGGGTTCGACGCGCTTGTCAAATTCGCCCACAGCTTTGAGACGCTGCTTGACTATGTGCGCGACGGGCGGGTGGAGCTGAGCGAAGACGTGGTGGTGCTGTGCATCCGCTCGATCGATATCGTCGCCGATTTCGTGACCGCAGCGCGTGAGGGGGAAACACTGGCAGCCGATTACGGCGCGGTGGAAAAGGCCCAGTTCGACGCATTGGCCCGAGGCGACGTGGCAGGTGCCGTATCCCCGGCCGCCGACGAAGAGTCGATGGACGATTTCGACATCGATTTCACGCCTGTCGCAGTCAATTTCGACGCCGACAAGCCCATGGCCTCGGTTGCGCCGTCTGCCGATGGGGCGAGTGTTTGGACGATCAAATTCACGCCCTTTTCGACGCTTTACGAGCGTGCCAACGATCCGCTGCTGTTGTTTCGCGAACTGGGTTTGCTCGGCGAGATGAGCGTCGCGCCGGACCTGGCGCCTGTCCCGGCGCTGTCGGCGTTCGAGCCGTTCGGGGTCTATTGCTCGTGGACGATAACGCTGGTTTCGGACAAGGCGAGCGAAGAAACGATCCGCGAGGTCTTCGAGTTCGTGGACGGGGACTGCGAAATCATCATCGAAAAAGGTGAATCCGCCCCGGTGGCCGTCGAGGACGATCTGCCCAGCTTTGCCGATTTGGCCGAAGAGGCCAAGTCCGAGCGCAAGTTCGTCCCGAACGGGGAACCCGACGATATCGTTGTGCCCGAAATCGAGGCCAAAAGGGCCAAGGACCAACCGGCGCCTGCCCCTGTGCCCAATGTGGTGCCGATTGCGGCCAAAGCGGCGGAACCAGCCGAAGAGTCCGGTTCGGGGCGTCCGGTGGGCATGAGCTCGATCCGTGTCGATCTCGACAAGGTGGACCGCGTGGTCAACATGGTGGGCGAGCTTGTCATCACCCAGTCCATGCTGACCCAGCAGATGGATGACGCCATCCGCGACCGCTATCAGGAACTTGTGCGGGGCATCGAGGTTCTGGCTCAGACCACCCGCGGGTTGCAGGATGCTGTGATGGCCATTCGCGCCCAGCCGGTCAAATCGGTCTTTTCGCGCATGCCGCGCCTAGTGCGCGAGCTGGCGTCCAAGACGGGCAAGAGGATCAAGCTCGAAACCATTGGCGAGAACACCGAAATCGACAAGACGGTGATCGAGCAACTCTCCGATCCGCTGACCCATATGGTGCGCAATTCGGCCGATCACGGGATCGAATCCCCCGACAGGCGCATGGCGAACGGCAAGCCCGAAATCGGCACCGTGCGGCTTTCGGCCGAACAGGCGGGCGGCAATATCTTGATCATCGTCGAGGATGACGGGGCGGGAATCAACCGCGAGCGGGTGCTCGATATTGCCCGCGAGCGCGGTGTTGTGGGACCCGATCAGCAATTGACCGACGAACAGATCGACAATCTGATCTTTGCGCCGGGGTTTTCGACGGCCTCTGAGGTTTCCGACATTTCGGGCCGCGGTGTGGGGATGGACGTGGTCCTTTCCAATATCAAGAAAATCGGCGGCTCGGTGCATGTGAAGAGCTGGACCGGCAAGGGTACGCGTATGACGCTGCGCCTGCCCTTAACGCTGGCCGTGCTCGATGTGATGCTGGTCAAGGTGGCGGGCAGCCCCTATGTGATCCCGCTCTCTTCGATCGTCGAAACCATCCAGAATTCGCGCGCCGATTTCGGGCAGATGCCTTCGGGCGGCAAGGTCTTGCAGGTGCGTGGGGAGTATGTGCAGGTCGTCGATCTGGCGGACCGGTTCCAGATGGTCTCCCAAAAGGACGATGCCGAGGGGTTTGTGGTGCTGTGCGAGGCTGAAGGCAATTCCAAGATCGCGCTTGTGGTGGACGATATCATCGGCCAGCAACAGGTGGTCATCAAGTCGCTCGAGGAGAATTTCGAGCGCATCGATGGCATCGCGGGCGGCACGATCCTTGGCGATGGTAACGTTGCGTTGATTGTTGATGTGCAATCTCTCAAATCGGGAAATGCGCATCAGAATGCTGCATAG
- a CDS encoding chemotaxis protein CheW: MEALGLRDEYSDTTAGASQNSLQLIAFSIDEQIYGVEITTVREIRAWNGATPLPNTREYVRGVINLRGTIVPIFDLRARFGDGQTNPTKNHVVVVMSVGEKWIGILVDAVSDILTVSKDDIHAVPEGNSGDTELLNGIVTHDSRMVGLIDLAAVVSGAKTDA, translated from the coding sequence ATGGAAGCGCTTGGTCTTCGCGACGAATATTCGGACACAACGGCAGGAGCCAGCCAGAACTCTCTGCAGCTGATCGCCTTTTCGATCGACGAACAGATCTACGGCGTCGAAATCACCACAGTGCGCGAAATCCGCGCCTGGAACGGGGCGACGCCATTGCCCAATACGCGCGAATATGTGCGCGGGGTGATCAATCTGCGCGGCACAATCGTGCCGATCTTCGATCTGCGCGCCCGGTTCGGGGACGGTCAGACCAATCCCACAAAGAACCACGTCGTGGTGGTGATGAGCGTGGGCGAAAAATGGATCGGCATCCTGGTCGATGCGGTTTCCGATATCCTGACGGTCTCAAAAGACGATATTCATGCGGTGCCCGAGGGCAATTCGGGCGATACCGAGCTTTTGAACGGGATCGTTACCCATGACAGCCGCATGGTCGGTCTGATCGACCTCGCCGCCGTAGTCTCGGGCGCCAAGACCGACGCCTGA